TACTAAcccaaccaaaaaccctgaatGAAGGGAGATATCTGTACAATGCTGAGAGCCCATACTGCAGCATTCAATGTCAGCAGAACAAACCCTGATGACTCGGTGGGGAGCGACGCATACAAGGCAAGCAGGTACGAGCTCTGGAAAGCCATTAGAGACGCATAAAGACGACTAAAACTTAAATTGATGTTTGACAGACTTGCGTCGCATGTGGCAAGGATTACAGACTATCCCAGACTACACAGGAAAATCCAACTGTGCGGTACCCACCGAAACCTCCCTGCCAGACAAGCTTTACacattctatgctcgcttcaaggcagaCAATACCGAGCCATCCAGGAAGACTCTCGCCTCTCTGGACGACCAGGTGCTTTCGCTCTCCAAGGCTGGCGTGAGGAAAACTCTCAAAAGAGTGAACACTCACAAAgccgccggcccagatggcatccctggcCGCGTCCTCCgtgtgtgctgaccagctggcggGCGTCTTCTCGGACATCTTACACGTCCCTGTCCCAAGCTGTAGTCCCTACCTGCTTTAAGGAGACCACCATCGTCACAGTGCCCAAGAAAAATAAGGTGACATGCCCAAATGAGTATCGCCCTGTCGCGCTCACCtcggtcatcatgaagtgctggTCATGGCCCACGTCAACTCCAGTTtgccaggcacactggacccactccaatttgcctactACTCCAACAGATCCGCAGAAGATGCCATTTCCATCGCTATTCACACAGCCGTAACATGTGGAAAagaggaacatctatgtgagagtgctgttcattgactacagttcagcattcaacactctTTTTTCCCTCCAAGATCGACACCAAGCTTagagccctgggtctggacaccaccctccgcaactggatcctggacttcctgataggTAAACCACTGGTTGTGAAGATTGGCAACAACACCCCCTCTTAGCacaggggccccccaggggtggGTCTTCAGTCCTCTGCTGtatttcctgttcacccacgactgcatgtcTTTGCATgacaccaactccatcatcaagtttgctgacaacaccacggttgtaggcctgataaccagcAACGGCATTGTGGTgtcatgacaacaacctctccctcaatgtcagcaaaacaaatgagttgattgttgacttcaggacgcagaggagggaacatgccccgatccacatcaatgggactgTAGTAGAGAGAGTCACGAGTTTTAGGTTCCTCAGCGTCCACATCACCGAGGACTTGTCATGGACCAACAACACTcccactcttgtcaagagggcgCAACGGTGTCCTTACTTCctaaggcggctgaagaaattcggcataCCGCCCCGGGTCATCTCCAAATACTACTagtgcaccatcgagagcgtcctgaccagttgcatcacggcctggtacgGAATTGCTCTGTCCACGACAGCAAGCACCTCCAATGGGTGATGaagatggcccagtacatcactgggactgtgcttccacccatccaggacatctactcaaAACGCTGCTTGAAGGCAcacagcatcatcaaggaccccacacacctcagccacgagctgttctctctcttaccgtCGGGCAGACTGTATCGAAGCATTAGATCTGATACCAACATGCTCAGaccgtttctatctacaagccatcagactgctgaacatttGAACTGAACTGACCACCTGCTGTGATTATCCGCACCTtagcacacatcacaactgctgctaccagacggTTATTATACAGCTCAATTTATACACTTGCCCCCATCTTCCATTCCCAGATACACCTTAGTTGTGCGTATCCcgtacaactaataaaacttgaaactatttgtgtcacgcctgctcccgctctccctctctggtgcTCGATGATGCCAGGCTgtccttcattacgcacacctgtcaccatcattacgcgcagcagcgctcattggactcacctggattcCTTCCCTTTGTTGATTGCCCGGTCTATAACGGTTCCCTGTGTCTGTATTTAATGTCGTTATGTGTtaatgtccagacgctgtcctgtcctgttccatgtccacaatcatctccttagtcttggttacgttgaggaataggttgttattctggcaccacccggccaggtctctgacctcctccctataggctgtctcgtcgttgtcggtgatcaggcctaccactgttgtgtcgtcagcaaacttaatgatggtgttggagtcgtgcctggccatgcagtcgtgggtgaacagggagtacaggaggggactgagcatgcacccctggggagctccagtgttgaggatcagcgtggcagatgtgttgttacctacccttaacacctgggagcagcccatcaggaagtccaggatccagttgcagagggaggtgtatagtcccaggttccttagcttagtgatgagctttgagggtactatggtgttgaacgctgagctgtagtcaatgaatagcattctcacataggtgttccttttgtccattatttaaaaaaacaaacattttagtcatttagcagacgctcttatccagagcgacttacagtagtgaatgcatacatttcatacattttttttctccgtactggtcccccgtgggaatcgaacccacaaccctggcgttgcaaacaccatgctctaccaactgagctacacaggtgggaaagggcagtgtggagtgcaatagagattgcatcatctgtggatctgtttgggcggtatgcaaattggagttggtctagtgtttctgggataatggtgttgatgtgagccattaccagcctttcattAGTAGTCATTTTCAAAAAACCGCCATTTTCAAAGAACTGCCAGTCAAGTTGagctccccgcccactcagtTTGTCTTTACAGACTTCCTGTTAGTTTAACATGAGAGAAAATGTACATTTTCTCAAATGTTTAGCATTTTTATCAGGAAAACATAGTATGGGTAATGTTTTGGtcactgtcttcttgggtatgcatgggtgtccgagctgtgttcAAGTAGTTTGAGATGTTGTTTGAGATGCGGGCTCCTCCTGCCCGAAGTCACTAGTGTGATAAATATTCTACATAAAAGAATTCATAACCACTTCGGgaatccatatttttttttatttatcaatTACAAAGCCTAGATTGAAATAGcattatttaaatatttttttcattgGCCCAAGCATATCTACTTCAGAGAAACATTAAGGTCAGTATAAGAATCCTTGCACATTTCGTATTGAAGATGTGGTACAAATGCATAGTATATTGGACCGATATTCAACACCATATCGTGCATTAATGTTATTGTATAATGTACTGAGATGTAAATCCAAATGAAAACTGACTCCATTTTATCTTCACTCTTTTCCTCACAGGAGCAGTAGCCACACGTCAGCGACGAACTGTCTTTTTTTGGTTGCCCATCATTTGCACTGATCTCCAGCCAGACTAATTTCTTTCTGTGGGTCGACCCTTCCATACTTACTCATATAATTTCTACGTGCCTGAACAGGAAAATatgtgtttattaaataaaagAATCGTAAAATAAGGACAATTTAGGTTTTTGTGTTTTTGAAGGAAGACAAAATTACGTTGCCACGAGAAGCACCGCAGATATTGCGATAGCGACATGCAATACTTCGCTCTCACGGTCACATCTGCGTATGTGCAGGGATTCTCTTCACACTATTACGACGTGGTTGTTACGGGAGCAAAACAGCGGAGAAGTTTAGCCTCGCGCTTCAACGCTCTTATTGTTGCGGTAATTGACCCACTATACTGTTTACTTGTGCATCTAAGTCATATAGCTTATTCTACCTTTAAAACATCTGATTAGATGTGTTGTGTGTTATGTCATAGAGTGAACTGGAAGATACATCAACAATGCAAAACCTGCATTAATTTGTGCGGATACAAACACTTCCATGGAAGCACATTTTGTACTCATTAGCATTCAAGTGCCCTCCGACTAAGCCGACTAATTTACCTTGTCTTAGAATCAATTGTAAACGGTGTCAGAGAATCTGCATAATTGTCTGAAACACAATGTTCTTGACATCCTTGACTTTTACTTAGTCTATTGTTAAGATGTTAACATTGAGGGACAAAAAGCTATTAGTAGTTCTGTGAAAAATGAAGCTTTATGCTATTATTAAATAAGTAAGTTAAATAAATATGATAAACCACATATACCCACAGAATTGAATAGTACACAATTTTATAATTATATATACCATAAATGCTCTACACTGAAAATATGAGTCAATACATTTCCAACTTTTTTCACAGAAATAATGCAGAATGTCACAACAAGCACTGGCTATTAAATGAAATTGTACAACAGAAGTAGAGTGTATAAAGCCCACACTGCCTCCTTGCTGTGATACAGAATTTGCATCACCTAGCTGTGTATTAGCAGCTCAATGCTCAGACACGCTCCTTCCCCGGGAGCAAAATGCTCTTGCTGGGAGGCACGCTAGAGTGGCCAGGATGGGGATTATCAGGAGCGGGGATCCAGAGGCAACCCCACAGCAACCATGATACCTGTAGAGCACTTGTGGCCAGAGCCTTGCTTACAAATGACAGCCTCACAGTGGTGTTTATTCTATTCAAGAAAAAGGGAGCAGCAAATAGACTTCAcaccgctcactctctctctctcacacacacacacacacacaacgtaatATCATTAACCTTGTGTGTGTAGTAAAGAATATCTTGGATAATTTATTTTTCCCTCTTCTCGCATTTCGTCTCTAACTGCCTTTGCGCTCCCACGTTGTAGCCCACCTCTCAATTTTCCTTCCCCCAGCGAGTGTCATCATGACGCACTGACAGCCACAGAATTGCTCACACTGGCTCCAAAGCTGAGAAGAAGCAGGACTATTTGACATGATGGAGCGATGGAAACGGTGTTGGCACTTCTGATCGCAGTGTTAACAGGATATTTTCACACTTAGGAGAGAGAAATGACTCACAGGCTCCTCTTTAACCTTGGGAAGGATGTGGTAAATGCATGATCAACACAGGACTTCAGTGGCTTCTCTTTATTCTCCTCAAGTGTCAGGAAAGTCACATACATTTTGCGCTTCACAGCAACTTTTCATGTTCACAGACTGGGAGAGGAACAGGGAAGCTCTCACATTGACCAATGTCAACTACCGCTATGGGCGACTCTGCCTTAACTGGCTTAGAGGCAGCAGGTGTGGATGCTGTTAATCCTTTAGGGAGCTCCAATGGCAGCTTGTCCACGAGCAGTGCCTGGGGCATCAGTGGCAGCGGTCCGTGGCTGTTGGCGTGCATGTTAACCCTCATCATCCTGATGACGGCTTGTGGAAACACTCTGCTGATCACTCTGGTGTTTGCCCAGCACTCCTTACGCAACACCTCCAACTGTTTCCTGGTGTCTCTCTTCCTGTCGGACCTGATGGTGGCGCTGGTGGTTATGCCGCCAGCCATGCTCAATGTGGTGTGCGGGGCCTGGGTGTTGTCGCCGGGCTTTTGCCCCGTGTGGCTCTGCTTCGACGTCATGTGCTGCAGTGCCTCCATTCTCAACCTATGTGTGATCAGCCTGGACCGCTATCTCCTCATCATCTCGCCTCTGCGGTACAAGCAGAGGATGACCCCTCCCCGGGCCCTGCTTCTGGTGGGAGGGGCCTGGGGTCTGGCTGCCCTCGCCTCCTTCTTGCCCatcaagatgaactggcacagctTGGGTCACCGAAGTGGCCATTTCCCAATGCACGGGGCTGGCAGTGCCAACATCAGCACATACCCAGAGCTAAGCTTGCGATACCCCGCTTCCTACTTCCAGCTGTCACCCTCCGATGGCCTGTCCTTCCAGTGTCGTCTGCGGGTCACCCTGCCCTTCGCCCTGGTGGCATCCGTCCTCACCTTCTTCCTGCCATCCAGTGCTATCTGCTTCACCTACTGTCGGATTCTCCTGGTGGCACGGAGACAGGCAAGGCGAGTGGCGGTGCTAAGTCACCCTCCGTACCCACAACATTCGCCCAGGGGGCCTTCTCAGCCTCCCTCACCAGGTGGGGGCGCCGCGGGACATGCTCACCATGACAGAGAAGACTGCAGTCATCAGGAGCACTCTATGTCACACCAAGTACCGGTGAGACGGAGAGGGGAGTTGTAGAGGAAATGAAGGGAGATACATTGAGGCTACATCTCATTGCTGTGTAAACTGTCACTGCATGATCACTGTGTGCCTGGATAGGTTTCCACCATGATGCCTTCATTGCCTCTCAGATCAGTTGGGTCGTTCCACAAAAAGAGtgccttttgcgtccctttgatatttttaTAGAAATTGAGCTCCAATATTGAAttgtaaaagcctgttatattaaatgaagtgcccctttaatatagaccacatggagaattcaataaatctgatTTTTAAAATACTTTTCATATTCAACATCCATGTCCCTCCATGGACTCTCTGTGACTTctggaagattttaacccacttaaccccaaaatgtctccaagttttcaccatcataGCCCTAGTTATTtggttgctttgacaaagtcattcaTGAAGATTGTTATTtattcatgtgattagtgattattttaaggtcaaccctgttacgtgaactgaactctcattttaataagGTGAAACTATtgctttttaaataaaaaataaaaaagaaacattgaacatcttatagtcaaatcatagtgggtgggttacagtgccttcagaaagtatgcataccccttgacttattccacattttattgtgttactgcctgaattcaacatttatttacaaaacgaaaacatgtttttttgaaatgttagctaattgattgaaaatgaaatacatatgtattcatacccctgagtcactactttgtagaagtaccttaggtggcgattacagctttgagttgcCTTGGGAATGTTTGTAttagctttgcacatctggatttggtgattttctcccattcttccttgcaaaTTTTCTCAAGCTCTATTAAAATAGATGGGGAgtggcggtgaacagcaatcttcaagtcttgccacagattttcaatgtgaTTTCAGTCtgtgctttggctgggccactcaaggactttcacattcttgttctgaagacATTCCAGCATTGCCTTGGCTgtaagcttggggtcattgtcctggtggaacgtaaatcttcgcccacagtctaaggtcgtttgcactatgaagcaggttctcatcaaggatttgcctgtatttggctccattcattgttccctctatccttaccagtctcccagtccctgttgctgaaaagcatccccatagcatgatgctgccaccaccatgcttcctggtagggatggtgttagacgggtgatgagctgtgcctgcttttctccagacatagcgctttgcgTTCAGGCCAAATAggtacatttttgtctcatcagaccacagaatcttttgccttatgctcAGAGTCTTTCACATGCCTGTTTGCAAATTccaggcgtgctgtcatgtgcctttttctcaggagtggcttccgtctggccactctcccataaagcccagattggtgaagtgctttagagattgttgtccttctggcaggttctggGTAGTcccatattttttcaattttccAATGATGGTGACCACTGTGcccttggaaactttcaacacacTAGAAATGGTTTTatatccttccccagatatatttacatttacatttaagtcatgcctcatcacaattatatgtcagagatctacagacagttccttggacttcatggtatattTTGTGATCTGACatagtcaactgtgggaccgtatatagacaggtgtgtttctttctaaatcatgtccaaaaaaATTGGCcgcagttggactccaatcaagttgtactgacatctcaaggatgatgaaaGAAATTTGAAGTATCATAGCAAAAGGTTgtggatacttatgtaaattagatttctatatttcattttcaaatacatttgcaaaaatgtctaaaaacatgtttttactttgtcattatggggtattgtgtgtacatgggtgagaaaaaaacaacatttaatacattttgaattcaggctgtaacacaacaaaatgtggaataagtcaagggttatgaatactttctgaaggcactgtaggtaagtgtgtgtttgtgagtgtgagtGTTGGCTTAGCCACTTTGCACTCGTTGATCTCCCCTCTATTAAAGTGAGGTGGGCAGCTGAGGAATTGACACACTGAATACATTTTCTTACATCCACTAAAATAAAAGAAACTGAATAGAGTGAAATAAGTGAAAGACAGTTTAAGATGAAAGATGGGAAAGAGCTTGAAATTCAGAAATGAAACGATTAAAAAACATctgaaagagacagagggaggagagacgatGGCGCCTGTTGAAGGCAAAGTGGTTGCTAGTTAGAATAAATGGCACAGACCTTGCATTGTATTTATGTAGTCAAGGGCCTGCGTCTCCACTCCTGAGATTGAGTGCCAAGGACAGTAATTCATAACAATGTTGTTCCACGCAGAGACATTTCAATGTATTCAGCAACACGTCACATCTCTTTCAATGTGATAATTACATCTTGTTAAATGCAAGCGTTAACTTTTTTCAGACTCCTCGACAATATCAGGCCAAGGATGCATCTAAAGTGTGTCATCTTCTGCTCTTGAAAGCAATATGGTGGAAGctatagtttattttctttcGCCACTCCAATTATAAAACCTAAGTATTTACATGGTAGCTCTTAGGTACAGAGTAAGTGCACATTGTTACACAATACTTACAGCTATTTATACCCGTTTGCTGTTTCTACATAACGAATTTTCTATGCATTAGATTTGTACTCACCCTGGAATTATTGTTTTAATTCCATTTAGTTAATTTGAAAATCCTTGAAAATGTGCATGCCGCAAACGTGTGTAACAGTTAAGAATCATGTAACAATGTGGACCTAGCTACCATGTAAATTTAAATACCTAGGATTTGGACACATTGTGATGCAGTCCTCGTCTCGGACTGCcctgtctgtccctctatcctcagTTGTCAGTGAACAGCGAGCGGCGGCTGGCCCACAGGCAGGGCCGGAGGGCAGTGAAGGCCAGTCTGACCCTGGGAGTCCTGCTGGGCCTCTTCTTCAGCGCCTGGCTGCCCTTCTTCATCACCAACATAGCCCAGGTCAGTGGCTCAGACTAGGTGAGACTCtggattaaagggatagttcagtgATTTAACCAATCCATCCCTTTAATGTCAAGCTTTGAAGAGTATACATGTTCTCCTGAAATTCTAGTGAAATCTCAATTTCCAAACTTGCACTTTACGTCCAAGTTAATAAATGAAATTGGCTTATAAGATGCGTAATCAAATCTGGCCATTATTTTTTCTTTATCAATGATATTGTGCCTTGTTGCTGTAAACTTTTAGATTCAAAGGACTCTCTTATCTTAAATCGAGGGATTTTCAGGAAGAACGATGAGCCAAAACACTATGGGATCAGCTAGCTGCTCTGAGCTGAGACTAATAGAAATCTTTAAATTGGTTGCTGCTCATCTTCTCAGGGTCGAAATTTGCAAACCACAAGCACACAGTATATTGTCTATCTGTTCTCCTTATGTTCATTGTGTACAGCCTATTCATTGAAATTAATTCCCTGTATTACAGAACCTAGATCACATAAATTCAATGCCTGATGCATCGTCTTATAGCAATTAAGCTCCCCTTTGTCTGTGCTCTAACTCTGAGGTTACCTTATTCCTCTGACTGGGAAAGGTGTCAGCTCAGTGTGTAACATAAAAGGATTTAATCTAAATTGGTAATTATTGTTTTCCTGCTTTCAGGCTTTCAATGATCCAGTCATTTCATTTCCCATCTGTGTCCTTCACTTCACTCCTCCAGAATATAGCCAACAGAGGTTTCAGTGTGTCTGCcgtcctcccccctcccttcacACTCCATGTGGTATGTGAACACCCCCTCCCTTTTTTCACTTTCTCACTCCCTGCCTCCTTCCATCTTGATAAGATAGGACACTTTCCTCCAACagcagtctcctccctctctctctgatatgcCATTGTGAGCCAGTTTCTCACCCTTCTATGGGTTATGTCCCTAATTTACATATATATGTTCTACTCAGGCCCAATTACAGTAGCTGTACACTGACGAAAAGAGCATTTGAAATAATATTTGCTGTTTTACCTCTTATTGGCTACATATTTCCATTGGATACAAACTGTGCCTATCATAAGTATTGACCCCCCCacctggatttcttcacattttgtgttacaaagtaaaataaatatataaacatataaatatatatatatatattgaatagATAAGCATTCATCCCCCGAGTCAATACAAAAAatacacctttggcagcaattatagcTGAGTTTTGGGGGGTTAAGTCTCtaagctttgcacacctagattgtgcaatacttgcccattattcttttcaaagatTGTTCAAGCTGtcatactgtgcagctgtattcatcgacctggccaaggcttttgactctgtcaatcaccacattcttatcggcagactcaacagccttggtttctcaaaataACTGccacgcctggttcaccaactactgctcagacagagttcagtgtgtcaaatcggagggcctgttgtccggacctctggcagtctctatgggggtgccatagggttcaattctcgggccgactcttttctctgtatatatcaatgatgtcgctcttgctgctggtagttctctgatccacctctacgcagacgacaccattctgtatacttctggcccttctttggacactgtgttaactaacctccagacgagcttcaatgccatacaactctctttccatggcctccaacttctcttaaatgcaagtaaaactaaatgcatgctcttcaaccgatcactgcccacacctgtccgcccgtccagcatcactactctggacggttctgacttagaatatgtggacaactacaaatacctaggtgtctggttagactgtaaactctccttccactcacattaagcatctccaatccaaaattaaatctagaatcggcttcctatttcacaacaaagcctccttcactcaggctgccaaacataccctcgtaaaactgactctcctaccgatccttgacttcggccttgtcatttacaaaatagcctccaacactctactcagcaaactggatgtagtctatcacagtgccatctgttttgtcaccaaagccccatatactacccaccaatgcgacctgtatgctctcgttggctggccctcgcttcatattcgtcgccaaacccactggctccaggtcatctataagtccttgctaggtaaagccccaccttatcgcagctcactggtcaccatagcagcacccacctgtagcacgcgctccagcaggtatatttcactggtcacccccaatgccaattcctcctttggccgcctttccttcaagttctctgctgccaatggctgggatgaactgcaaaaatcactgaagctggagactaatatctccctcactaactttaagtaccagctgtcagagcagctcaccgatcactgcacatagcccatctgtaaatagcccatccgactaccttatccccatactgttataatATGTATTTTGCTccattgcaccccagtatctctacttgcacactcatcttctgcaaatctatcactccagtgtttaattgctatattgtaattatttccccactgtggcctatttattgccttacctcatttgcacacactgtatacagactttttctattttattattgactgtttgtttattccatgtgtaactctgtgttgttgtttgtgttgcactgctttgctttatcttggccaggtcgcagttgtaaatgagaacttgttctcaactagcctacttggtttaaaaaaaaggaaaaaaaaaggactgtacttttgtttgtgtgtacctctgtgttgttgtttatgtcgcactgctttgctttatcttggccaggttgcagttgtaaatgagaacttgttctcaactggcctacctggtaaaataaaggtgaaattgtaatttattttttatgtagtaacccaaaaagtgttaaatcaaaatatgttatatttcagattcttc
The window above is part of the Salmo salar chromosome ssa15, Ssal_v3.1, whole genome shotgun sequence genome. Proteins encoded here:
- the LOC106572282 gene encoding 5-hydroxytryptamine receptor 6, which produces MSTTAMGDSALTGLEAAGVDAVNPLGSSNGSLSTSSAWGISGSGPWLLACMLTLIILMTACGNTLLITLVFAQHSLRNTSNCFLVSLFLSDLMVALVVMPPAMLNVVCGAWVLSPGFCPVWLCFDVMCCSASILNLCVISLDRYLLIISPLRYKQRMTPPRALLLVGGAWGLAALASFLPIKMNWHSLGHRSGHFPMHGAGSANISTYPELSLRYPASYFQLSPSDGLSFQCRLRVTLPFALVASVLTFFLPSSAICFTYCRILLVARRQARRVAVLSHPPYPQHSPRGPSQPPSPGGGAAGHAHHDREDCSHQEHSMSHQVPVRRRGEL